In a single window of the Scyliorhinus canicula chromosome 1, sScyCan1.1, whole genome shotgun sequence genome:
- the LOC119967470 gene encoding UPF0500 protein C1orf216 homolog isoform X2, which yields MYFRCLQLIKAAERPEQRAGKQPDTHAFLHAIRMYAVEQLKAHEMSSKPLFCNGTLDPQVRNQAIGVTEVKQDKNFNVMEDVYDKNENLGQLHSGGTTFRNSLNLKGEPDLQVEKEVANCFPAKGSSSLELGRRPLSVENVRVPPEGAEMGHTSKPGTVKDCEEFAVSPSDDNGYSSSCLSIESPDSVEGSIWEATEIISSDNLWQQAAATEINHVPGSPPAADSLLPSILEAVQSLHEKQRFKEQEKEKHQTQVIMYRRLALLRWIRNLQQKVMDHQSRLQESYDTILNNRKELLKFIKQGIISQ from the coding sequence CTATCAGAATGTATGCAGTTGAGCAGTTGAAGGCCCATGAAATGTCTTCAAAACCTCTGTTTTGCAATGGAACACTTGACCCTCAAGTTAGAAATCAAGCTATCGGTGTGACAGAAGTCAAACAGGACAAGAACTTTAATGTTATGGAAGACGTATACGACAAGAATGAAAACCTTGGTCAGCTTCACTCGGGTGGGACCACGTTCAGGAACAGCCTCAACCTAAAAGGTGAACCAGATTTACAAGTGGAGAAAGAAGTGGCAAATTGTTTTCCTGCAAAAGGATCCTCCAGTTTGGAATTGGGGAGGAGACCACTCTCTGTCGAGAATGTCCGCGTTCCACCAGAAGGAGCTGAGATGGGCCACACCAGCAAGCCTGGCACAGTTAAGGATTGTGAAGAGTTTGCTGTTTCTCCCTCGGATGACAATGGCTATTCCAGCAGCTGCCTGAGTATTGAAAGCCCAGACAGTGTCGAAGGAAGCATCTGGGAGGCAACCGAAATTATAAGCAGCGATAATCTGTGGCAGCAAGCTGCAGCAACCGAGATCAACCATGTCCCAGGGAGTCCACCAGCGGCAGATTCCTTACTCCCTTCAATACTTGAGGCAGTCCAGAGTCTCCACGAGAAACAAAGATTCAAAGAGCAAGAGAAGGAAAAGCATCAAACCCAGGTGATCATGTACCGGCGGTTGGCCTTGCTACGTTGGATCCGCAATCTCCAGCAGAAGGTAATGGACCATCAAAGCCGGCTACAAGAGAGTTATGACACCATTTTGAACAACCGCAAAGAGCTGCTCAAATTCATAAAACAAGGCATCATCTCGCAATAA